Proteins from a genomic interval of Amycolatopsis sp. cg13:
- a CDS encoding class I SAM-dependent methyltransferase produces the protein MPMNLMHRKLCSSERWAAAVADVLPDWLARFELGDDVLEIGPGFGATTRVLVDALPRLTALEIDPASTRLLREKYGDRVDVVEGSGAEMPFADSRFSGVVCFTMLHHVPTDALQDRIFAEAFRVLRPGGTYCGVDSQLSFGFRLLHLGDTMNVLDADTLPARLRAAGFEQVRVGVERKRLEFAAVKAS, from the coding sequence ATGCCGATGAACCTGATGCACCGCAAGCTCTGCAGCTCGGAAAGGTGGGCCGCCGCGGTGGCCGACGTGCTGCCGGACTGGCTCGCCCGTTTCGAACTGGGCGACGACGTCCTGGAAATCGGACCGGGTTTCGGGGCCACCACCCGGGTGCTGGTCGACGCTCTGCCGCGGCTGACCGCGCTGGAAATCGATCCGGCGTCGACCCGGCTGCTGCGGGAGAAATACGGCGACCGGGTCGACGTCGTCGAGGGCAGCGGCGCGGAAATGCCGTTCGCGGACAGCCGGTTTTCCGGAGTCGTGTGCTTCACGATGCTGCACCACGTGCCGACCGACGCGCTGCAGGACCGGATCTTCGCGGAGGCGTTCCGGGTGTTGCGCCCGGGCGGCACTTACTGCGGCGTGGACAGCCAGCTCAGCTTCGGATTCCGGCTGCTGCACCTCGGGGACACGATGAACGTCCTCGACGCGGACACCCTGCCCGCCCGACTGAGGGCGGCCGGGTTCGAGCAGGTGCGCGTGGGGGTCGAGCGGAAGCGGCTGGAGTTCGCGGCGGTGAAGGCGTCGTGA
- a CDS encoding helix-turn-helix domain-containing protein, producing the protein MSQYGQTGAMLLGDLPIAAGAWFPWHDHPAHQLVWAARGVAAVMVGDAQWVLPSTRALWIPVGVWHRTGAVGNAELRGIYADPEQCPVDWPSPRIVIVRPLLRELLEHLSADGISEDARRRAEAVAFDLLEPMDVAPIVVPAPADPRARDVADAVLADPADSRGLAELGREVGASERTLARAFVRDCRMTFGTWRTQARLRAALPLLAQGLPMTTVAHRVGYATASAFVAAFRRAVGVPPGAYFSATKAATFPPANGRS; encoded by the coding sequence ATGTCGCAGTACGGTCAAACCGGCGCGATGCTGCTCGGCGACCTCCCGATCGCGGCCGGTGCCTGGTTCCCCTGGCACGACCATCCGGCGCACCAGCTCGTCTGGGCCGCGCGCGGGGTCGCCGCGGTGATGGTCGGCGACGCGCAATGGGTGCTGCCGTCGACGCGCGCGCTCTGGATCCCGGTCGGCGTCTGGCATCGCACGGGCGCGGTCGGGAACGCCGAGCTGCGCGGAATCTACGCCGATCCGGAGCAGTGCCCGGTCGACTGGCCGTCGCCGCGGATCGTCATCGTCCGGCCGTTGCTGCGGGAACTGCTGGAGCACCTGTCCGCGGACGGCATCAGCGAGGATGCCCGCCGCCGCGCCGAAGCGGTCGCGTTCGATCTGCTGGAGCCGATGGACGTCGCGCCGATCGTCGTCCCCGCGCCCGCAGACCCACGAGCGCGGGATGTCGCCGACGCGGTGCTCGCCGACCCCGCGGACTCGCGCGGCCTGGCCGAGCTGGGCCGGGAAGTCGGCGCGAGCGAGCGGACGCTGGCCCGCGCGTTCGTCCGAGACTGCCGGATGACGTTCGGCACCTGGCGCACGCAAGCACGGCTGCGCGCGGCATTGCCGTTGCTGGCACAGGGTTTGCCGATGACGACCGTCGCGCACCGGGTCGGGTACGCGACGGCCAGCGCTTTCGTAGCCGCCTTCCGCCGGGCGGTCGGGGTGCCGCCGGGCGCTTACTTCAGCGCCACGAAGGCAGCCACATTTCCGCCTGCCAATGGTCGTTCGTAA
- a CDS encoding dolichyl-phosphate-mannose--protein mannosyltransferase, producing the protein MTALLTRADDESVRPDPVDARRPPTDREATLLGRAMPADRLRGWIVTFVLTVIGGVVRLQNLGLPTDHNSPVFDEKHYVPQAAQMLRNGGYEDNAGYELIVHPPLAKDFIAFGEWLFGYNGWGWRFMSAVAGTLIVLLTVRIARRLTRSTLLGGIAGVLVICDGVLHLQSRMGMLDIFIAFFVLAAFGCVLCDRDQVRQRLAVAVREGWIGESQWGPKLGFRWWRFAAGLMIGLTFGVKWSALYYIAAFGLLTVFFDVAARRAAGVQRPWVGTIRRDVAPALWAILVVPVLMYLAAYWAWFASETATDRHYTEIKNLDPGMFGWIPPALRSLGSYTANVLHFHETLVTPKDNPHPWESKPWTWPMGLRPMLYYYDGNVTGCGESRCLGATMLIGTPAMWWLAVPVLGWGLWRWFFRADWRYAAVLTGYFAGYLPWFTNIDRQMYFFYATPMAPFLVLGLVLALGQILGSAKRGFERRGTGLLVVSLYVGLVVANFAWLWPILNGIPITNDHWQAEMWLPSWR; encoded by the coding sequence GTGACCGCGCTGCTGACCCGTGCCGACGACGAGAGCGTGCGGCCGGACCCGGTCGACGCGCGCCGTCCTCCGACCGACCGCGAAGCCACCCTGCTCGGCCGGGCCATGCCCGCCGACCGGCTGCGCGGCTGGATCGTCACGTTCGTCCTGACCGTGATCGGCGGCGTCGTCCGGCTGCAGAATCTGGGCCTTCCCACTGACCACAACAGTCCTGTCTTCGACGAGAAGCACTACGTGCCCCAGGCCGCGCAGATGCTGCGCAACGGCGGGTACGAGGACAACGCCGGGTACGAGCTGATCGTGCACCCGCCGCTGGCCAAGGACTTCATCGCGTTCGGCGAGTGGCTCTTCGGCTACAACGGCTGGGGCTGGCGGTTCATGTCGGCGGTGGCCGGCACGCTGATCGTGCTGCTCACCGTGCGCATCGCGCGCCGGCTGACCCGCTCGACGCTGCTCGGCGGCATCGCGGGCGTGCTGGTGATCTGCGACGGCGTGCTGCACCTGCAGTCGCGGATGGGGATGCTCGACATCTTCATCGCGTTCTTCGTGCTCGCCGCGTTCGGCTGCGTGCTCTGCGACCGCGACCAGGTGCGGCAGCGGCTGGCGGTCGCGGTGCGCGAGGGCTGGATCGGCGAATCGCAGTGGGGTCCGAAACTCGGCTTCCGCTGGTGGCGGTTCGCGGCCGGGCTGATGATCGGCCTGACGTTCGGCGTCAAATGGTCCGCGCTCTACTACATCGCGGCGTTCGGCCTGCTCACCGTGTTCTTCGACGTCGCCGCCCGGCGCGCGGCGGGTGTCCAACGGCCGTGGGTCGGCACGATCCGGCGCGACGTCGCGCCCGCGCTGTGGGCCATCCTCGTCGTGCCGGTGCTGATGTACCTGGCGGCGTACTGGGCGTGGTTCGCCAGCGAAACCGCGACCGACCGGCACTACACCGAGATCAAGAACCTCGACCCGGGCATGTTCGGCTGGATCCCGCCCGCGCTGCGCTCGCTCGGCAGCTACACCGCCAACGTGCTGCATTTCCACGAAACCCTGGTGACGCCCAAGGACAATCCGCATCCGTGGGAGTCGAAGCCGTGGACGTGGCCGATGGGCCTGCGGCCGATGCTCTACTACTACGACGGCAACGTCACCGGCTGCGGCGAATCGCGCTGCCTCGGCGCGACGATGCTGATCGGCACGCCCGCGATGTGGTGGCTGGCCGTCCCGGTGCTCGGCTGGGGCCTGTGGCGCTGGTTCTTCCGCGCGGACTGGCGCTACGCCGCCGTGCTCACCGGCTACTTCGCCGGCTACCTGCCCTGGTTCACCAACATCGACCGGCAGATGTACTTCTTCTACGCCACGCCGATGGCCCCGTTCCTGGTGCTCGGGCTGGTGCTGGCGCTCGGGCAGATCCTCGGCAGCGCCAAACGCGGGTTCGAACGCAGAGGCACCGGTCTGCTCGTCGTGTCGCTTTATGTCGGGCTGGTGGTGGCGAACTTCGCCTGGCTGTGGCCGATTCTCAACGGAATCCCGATTACGAACGACCATTGGCAGGCGGAAATGTGGCTGCCTTCGTGGCGCTGA
- the rsmI gene encoding 16S rRNA (cytidine(1402)-2'-O)-methyltransferase: MTSASGRLVLAATPLGDPGDASARLIEALGSADVIAAEDTRRLRGLASALGVSPSGRVVSFYEDVETARLPKLLEALHGGETVLVVTDAGMPSVSDPGFRLVAACVEEDLPITCLPGPSAVTTALALSGLPCDRFCFEGFAPRKPGERSKWFAELVSERRTVVFFESPHRIASLLSDAAAALGGSRRAAVCRELTKTYEEVKRGTLAELAEWAADGVRGEISVVLEGAAPRQASVADLVPEVAERVASGERLKTVAAEVAGAAGVSTKELYAAVLAARK, from the coding sequence ATGACTTCTGCGTCCGGACGGCTCGTGCTCGCCGCCACCCCGCTGGGCGATCCCGGCGACGCGTCCGCCCGGCTGATCGAGGCGCTGGGCTCGGCGGACGTGATCGCCGCCGAGGACACTCGACGCCTGCGCGGCCTCGCTTCCGCGCTCGGCGTGTCGCCTTCCGGCCGGGTGGTCAGCTTCTACGAGGACGTCGAGACTGCCCGGCTGCCGAAGCTGCTGGAGGCACTGCACGGCGGCGAGACGGTGCTGGTGGTGACCGACGCCGGGATGCCGAGCGTGTCCGATCCCGGCTTCCGCCTCGTGGCCGCTTGTGTCGAGGAGGACCTACCGATCACCTGCCTTCCCGGCCCGTCGGCGGTGACGACGGCGCTCGCGTTGTCCGGGCTGCCCTGCGACCGGTTCTGCTTCGAGGGCTTCGCCCCGCGCAAGCCTGGTGAGCGATCGAAGTGGTTCGCGGAGCTGGTGAGCGAGCGCCGGACTGTCGTGTTCTTCGAATCGCCGCACCGGATCGCGTCCCTGCTTTCCGACGCCGCCGCCGCGCTGGGCGGTTCTCGGCGGGCCGCGGTGTGCCGGGAACTGACGAAGACGTACGAAGAGGTCAAACGCGGCACCCTCGCGGAACTTGCCGAGTGGGCAGCGGACGGGGTTCGCGGCGAAATCTCGGTGGTGCTGGAGGGGGCGGCTCCTCGGCAGGCGTCGGTGGCGGATCTGGTGCCGGAGGTGGCGGAACGGGTCGCTTCGGGGGAACGACTGAAGACCGTCGCGGCTGAGGTAGCGGGTGCGGCCGGGGTGTCTACAAAGGAGCTTTACGCGGCGGTGCTCGCGGCCCGGAAGTGA
- a CDS encoding QsdR family transcriptional regulator produces the protein MRDLAGDLGVSRATLHRWVGSRDHLLSEILWAETSAVLDNVSYAGRGGDGVAEAIGAFVRTVNASSPFRAFLRREPERALRLLTTKASLVQSRTIEKVQALLSDEVAAGRLETPLPVADLAYLLVRVGESFIYTDAITGEEPDAEKALVAAKMLLRSR, from the coding sequence ATGCGCGACCTGGCCGGCGACCTCGGCGTCAGCCGCGCGACCCTGCACCGGTGGGTCGGCAGCCGCGATCACCTGCTGAGCGAAATCCTGTGGGCGGAGACGTCCGCGGTGCTGGATAACGTGAGTTATGCGGGCCGCGGCGGGGACGGCGTCGCGGAGGCGATCGGGGCATTCGTGCGGACGGTCAACGCGTCCTCGCCGTTCCGTGCGTTCTTGCGCCGGGAGCCGGAGCGTGCGCTGCGGTTGCTGACGACCAAGGCGAGCCTGGTGCAGTCGCGGACCATCGAGAAGGTGCAGGCGCTGCTGTCGGACGAGGTCGCGGCCGGGCGGTTGGAGACGCCGTTGCCGGTGGCGGATCTGGCGTATCTGCTCGTGCGGGTCGGCGAGTCGTTCATCTACACCGATGCGATCACCGGCGAGGAGCCGGATGCGGAAAAGGCTTTGGTAGCGGCGAAAATGCTGTTGCGCAGTCGGTAA
- a CDS encoding zinc-binding alcohol dehydrogenase family protein yields MRAVQVTEFGGPEVLKPVELPDPVAGPGQVLIEVDRVGLNYADTHQAENSYLAPSKLPLVPGGEVVGRTADGKRVVALLSDGGGYAERVVADEAMTFPVPDGVDDLNALSMLVQGATAWIMLRKNAHLEPGESVVVHAAAGGVGSIAVQLANAWGAGRVIATASSEEKRALAIELGADVAVDSRAENMTEVLREANGGKRVDVVLDMVGGTTTDQSIVALAPFGRLVFYGMAGRRSPKPIELRNLLGHSTTVAGMWLPHVFRLPGNVFGTALSDLFTMVLDGKLRAIAGGEYALEDARKAHEALRSRGTTGKLLLDPRR; encoded by the coding sequence ATGCGTGCTGTGCAGGTGACCGAATTCGGCGGTCCCGAGGTGCTGAAGCCGGTCGAGCTGCCCGATCCGGTGGCCGGGCCGGGGCAGGTGCTGATCGAGGTCGACCGTGTCGGGCTGAACTATGCGGACACGCACCAGGCGGAAAACTCGTATCTCGCCCCGAGCAAGCTGCCGCTCGTGCCCGGCGGCGAGGTCGTCGGTCGTACGGCGGACGGCAAGCGGGTGGTCGCGCTGCTCAGCGACGGCGGCGGTTACGCCGAGCGCGTCGTGGCCGACGAGGCCATGACCTTCCCGGTTCCGGACGGCGTCGACGACCTCAACGCACTGTCGATGCTGGTCCAGGGCGCGACCGCGTGGATCATGCTGCGCAAGAACGCTCATCTCGAACCCGGCGAGTCCGTCGTCGTGCACGCCGCGGCGGGCGGCGTCGGGTCGATCGCGGTGCAGCTGGCGAACGCGTGGGGCGCGGGCCGCGTCATCGCGACCGCGAGCAGCGAGGAAAAGCGCGCGCTGGCGATCGAACTCGGCGCGGACGTCGCGGTCGATTCCCGCGCGGAGAACATGACCGAAGTCCTCCGGGAAGCCAACGGCGGCAAGCGAGTCGACGTCGTCCTCGACATGGTCGGCGGCACCACCACCGACCAGAGCATCGTCGCGCTGGCCCCGTTCGGCCGTCTGGTCTTCTACGGGATGGCCGGCCGCCGCTCGCCGAAGCCGATCGAATTGCGCAACCTGCTCGGCCACAGCACGACCGTGGCCGGGATGTGGCTGCCGCACGTGTTCCGCTTGCCGGGCAACGTTTTCGGCACCGCGCTCAGCGACCTGTTCACGATGGTGCTGGACGGAAAACTCCGCGCGATCGCGGGCGGCGAGTACGCGCTGGAGGACGCCCGGAAGGCGCACGAAGCGCTGCGTTCCAGGGGCACCACCGGGAAACTGCTGCTCGACCCGCGTAGGTAA
- a CDS encoding aminodeoxychorismate synthase component I: MRFQRLRTDLSPSRVLVLLSAYARAHGLPEPAAVCGNWFGSRAVVAPFLAVTPQPFPSVSPVSGPSGRIGGGWFGFLAYDQADPSGRSTGVPASAWGWADHVLRWDAAGECWFESLDGDADAQLAVVERALAGSAELSWSASALRRPSGHEQAVKACVHEIEAGELFQANICSRFTGTFEGSPAALFAEGVRRLAPRRAAYVAGEWGSVVSLSPELFLARHDRRVRSSPIKGTLPRRGPADDGNALLLRQSAKDVAENVMITDLVRNDLGRVCEVGSVVVPELLAVHPAPGVWHLASTVEGVLADGVTDSGLLAATFPPGSVTGAPKIRALDLITELEPAARGVYTGAVGMVSPLAGLELNVAIRTFEIAGDRIALGVGGGITADSDSAAEWQECLHKAAPLEDLLARPRECRSRLEP; the protein is encoded by the coding sequence ATGCGTTTCCAGCGGCTGCGGACCGACCTGTCACCTTCGCGGGTGCTCGTTCTGCTGTCCGCGTACGCCCGGGCGCACGGCCTGCCAGAACCGGCCGCGGTCTGCGGGAACTGGTTCGGGTCGCGGGCAGTGGTGGCACCGTTCCTGGCGGTGACTCCGCAGCCGTTCCCATCGGTCTCTCCCGTTTCGGGTCCTTCGGGGCGCATCGGCGGCGGTTGGTTCGGGTTTCTGGCTTATGACCAGGCGGATCCATCTGGACGTTCGACCGGGGTTCCGGCGTCGGCCTGGGGCTGGGCGGATCACGTGCTGCGCTGGGACGCGGCTGGCGAGTGTTGGTTCGAGTCCCTTGACGGTGACGCCGACGCGCAGCTTGCCGTGGTGGAGCGGGCTTTGGCTGGATCCGCGGAGCTGTCATGGTCGGCTAGTGCTTTGCGACGGCCGTCCGGGCACGAGCAGGCGGTGAAGGCGTGCGTGCACGAGATCGAGGCGGGCGAGCTGTTCCAGGCGAACATCTGCTCGCGGTTCACCGGGACGTTCGAGGGATCACCGGCCGCGTTGTTCGCCGAGGGGGTGCGGCGGCTGGCTCCGCGGCGGGCGGCTTACGTCGCCGGTGAATGGGGTTCGGTGGTTTCGCTGTCGCCGGAACTGTTTTTGGCCCGGCACGACCGTCGCGTGCGGTCGTCGCCGATCAAGGGGACGCTGCCCCGGCGCGGTCCGGCGGACGACGGCAACGCGCTCCTGCTGCGGCAGTCGGCGAAGGACGTCGCGGAGAACGTGATGATCACCGACCTGGTGCGCAACGATCTCGGCCGGGTGTGCGAGGTCGGCAGCGTCGTGGTGCCGGAGCTGCTCGCGGTGCATCCCGCGCCGGGGGTGTGGCATCTGGCGTCCACTGTGGAGGGTGTGCTGGCGGACGGGGTGACCGACTCCGGGCTGCTGGCCGCGACGTTCCCGCCCGGCTCGGTCACCGGTGCGCCGAAGATCCGGGCACTGGACCTGATCACCGAACTGGAACCGGCCGCGCGCGGGGTGTACACCGGCGCGGTCGGCATGGTGTCGCCGCTGGCGGGGCTGGAGCTGAACGTGGCGATCCGGACGTTCGAGATCGCCGGGGACCGGATCGCGCTCGGCGTCGGCGGCGGGATCACGGCGGACTCGGACAGCGCCGCGGAATGGCAGGAGTGCCTGCACAAAGCGGCGCCGTTGGAGGATCTGCTGGCCAGGCCTCGTGAGTGCCGATCGCGGTTAGAACCGTGA
- a CDS encoding glycoside hydrolase family 25 protein, whose amino-acid sequence MAEPESGRGLTLTHREQVLDWAAVRGADVRFASVTISENVNWSDPGAERMLAAAQHAGIHTGARHYARPGAVHDQADHFVRTASKLGAFAPGSLAPALEVDAQSVDDRFVKAWIKHVRHAAKIRRVLVYAGHDCWAHRLHPDRWADSEVVLWLVRHNGIPGRPGWFHSRLGLHQHAFAPDVPGVDGPVAQDAVVYPFALSDVLL is encoded by the coding sequence GTGGCGGAACCGGAGAGTGGGCGCGGACTCACGCTCACTCATCGCGAGCAAGTGCTCGATTGGGCGGCGGTGCGTGGCGCCGACGTGCGATTCGCTTCGGTGACGATCAGCGAGAACGTCAACTGGAGCGATCCGGGCGCGGAGCGGATGCTGGCCGCGGCCCAGCACGCGGGCATCCATACCGGCGCCCGGCACTACGCGCGGCCTGGCGCGGTGCACGACCAGGCCGACCATTTCGTCCGGACGGCGAGCAAGCTCGGAGCGTTCGCGCCCGGTTCGCTCGCCCCGGCGCTCGAGGTGGACGCGCAAAGCGTCGACGACCGGTTCGTGAAGGCGTGGATCAAGCACGTGCGGCACGCCGCGAAGATCCGCCGGGTGCTCGTGTACGCCGGACACGACTGCTGGGCGCACCGCTTGCACCCCGACCGCTGGGCTGATTCCGAGGTCGTGCTGTGGCTCGTGCGGCACAACGGCATTCCCGGACGGCCCGGCTGGTTCCATTCGCGGCTCGGGCTGCACCAGCACGCCTTCGCGCCGGACGTGCCCGGAGTCGACGGGCCGGTGGCGCAGGACGCGGTGGTGTATCCGTTCGCACTGTCCGATGTGCTGCTCTGA
- a CDS encoding ABC transporter permease: MLRDTWLIFRRDMAGALRNPAWLLIGLAQPLLYLFFFGPLLVKSLSAQGMSEVDGWMVLTPALIAQLALFGSSFVGFGLLAEFRSGVVERLRVTPVHRAALLLGKVLANALQAAVQAVLIILLAYLVFDLNAPFGGVLLSLAIVFLLALTLASCSYALALTLKSEEAFPALLNAVLMPLLLLSGILIPITSGLAPKWLYTISQINPFRHVVDVERNSFRGDFSMDALFTGGVVVLVMAVLAVWWGTRTFKKENA; the protein is encoded by the coding sequence ATGCTGCGTGACACCTGGCTGATCTTCCGCCGCGACATGGCGGGCGCGCTGCGGAATCCGGCGTGGCTGCTGATCGGGCTCGCCCAGCCGCTGCTGTACCTGTTCTTCTTCGGCCCGCTGCTGGTGAAATCGCTCAGCGCGCAGGGGATGTCCGAGGTCGACGGCTGGATGGTGCTCACGCCCGCGCTGATCGCGCAGCTGGCATTGTTCGGCAGTTCGTTCGTGGGCTTCGGGCTGCTGGCCGAATTCCGGTCCGGCGTGGTCGAGCGGCTGCGTGTCACCCCAGTGCACCGGGCCGCGCTGCTGCTCGGGAAGGTGCTGGCGAACGCGTTGCAGGCGGCCGTGCAGGCGGTGCTGATCATCCTGCTCGCCTACCTGGTGTTCGACCTGAACGCGCCGTTCGGCGGCGTGCTGCTGAGCCTGGCGATCGTGTTCCTGCTCGCGCTCACGCTGGCGTCGTGCTCCTACGCGCTGGCGCTCACGCTCAAGAGCGAGGAGGCGTTCCCGGCGCTGCTCAACGCGGTGCTCATGCCGTTGCTGCTGTTGTCCGGGATCCTCATCCCGATCACGTCCGGGCTGGCGCCGAAGTGGCTGTACACGATCTCGCAGATCAACCCGTTCCGGCACGTGGTCGACGTGGAGCGCAACAGCTTCCGCGGCGACTTCTCGATGGACGCGCTCTTCACCGGGGGCGTGGTCGTGCTGGTCATGGCCGTTTTGGCGGTGTGGTGGGGAACGCGCACCTTCAAGAAGGAAAACGCCTGA
- a CDS encoding ATP-binding cassette domain-containing protein — protein MITARGLERRFRRKGRAGGEVHAVKGVDLDVEAGELVGFLGPNGAGKTTTLRMLTTLLRPTAGTATVGGHDLLTDAAGVRRNIGYVAQGGGTAPESRVGEELELQGRLYRMSKADAIARGKVLTEQLDLAGLEQRATKTLSGGQRRRLDIAMGLIHSPGLVFLDEPSTGLDPQSRANLWEHIRRLRAEQGVTIFLTTHYLDEADALADRLIVIDDGRIVAEGHPDALKAQVSGDSVAIEVDPESAPAAADLARQLPGAHEFAVRGGSIRFRVPRGDTAMPELLRALDAKEIATTAMQVTRPTLDDVFLTLTGRSLREAEQPAATEPEASDAA, from the coding sequence ATGATCACGGCACGCGGACTCGAGCGGCGGTTCCGCCGCAAGGGCCGAGCCGGTGGCGAAGTGCACGCGGTGAAGGGGGTCGATCTCGACGTCGAGGCGGGCGAGCTGGTCGGGTTCCTCGGCCCGAACGGGGCGGGCAAGACCACGACGCTGCGCATGCTCACCACCCTGTTGAGACCGACCGCGGGCACGGCGACCGTCGGCGGGCACGACCTGCTCACCGACGCGGCGGGGGTGCGCCGCAACATCGGGTACGTCGCACAGGGCGGCGGGACCGCGCCCGAATCGCGCGTCGGCGAAGAGCTTGAGCTGCAGGGCAGGCTGTACCGGATGAGCAAGGCCGACGCGATCGCGCGCGGCAAAGTGCTCACCGAGCAGCTCGACCTGGCCGGGCTCGAACAGCGGGCCACGAAGACGCTGTCCGGGGGTCAGCGGCGCAGGCTCGACATCGCGATGGGGCTGATTCATTCGCCGGGGCTGGTCTTTCTCGACGAGCCGTCCACCGGGCTCGACCCGCAGAGCCGGGCGAACCTGTGGGAACACATCCGGCGGCTGCGGGCGGAACAGGGCGTCACGATCTTCCTGACCACCCATTACCTCGACGAGGCGGACGCGCTGGCCGACCGGCTGATCGTGATCGACGACGGCCGGATCGTCGCCGAGGGGCATCCGGACGCGCTGAAAGCGCAGGTCTCCGGCGACAGCGTGGCGATTGAGGTGGATCCCGAATCCGCCCCGGCCGCCGCCGACCTGGCCCGGCAGCTGCCCGGCGCGCACGAGTTCGCCGTGCGCGGGGGGTCGATCCGGTTCCGGGTGCCGCGCGGCGACACCGCGATGCCGGAGCTGCTGCGCGCGCTCGACGCCAAGGAAATCGCGACGACCGCCATGCAGGTCACGCGGCCGACCTTGGACGACGTATTCCTTACTCTCACCGGCCGGTCGCTGCGCGAAGCGGAGCAGCCCGCGGCGACGGAACCGGAGGCGTCCGATGCTGCGTGA
- a CDS encoding PadR family transcriptional regulator: MSATRLLVLGVVRMFGRAHGYQVRRELLSWSADKWANVQPGSIYHALKKMAAEDLLEKIDVEPGDGGPDRVAYRLSHAGEQEFQVLIAKGLSDPSASNAELCAAVSLMPALPRKYTISLLQQNLIHFEAEERRSRLSLEDDTWGKPAHVTELFRLWGGIASASREWLSGLIGRLEAGEYVMADDPGSPFTPSAPE; encoded by the coding sequence GTGTCGGCGACGCGTCTGCTGGTGCTCGGGGTCGTGCGGATGTTCGGCCGCGCGCACGGCTACCAGGTGCGCCGCGAACTGCTGTCGTGGTCGGCGGACAAGTGGGCGAACGTCCAGCCCGGCTCGATCTACCACGCGCTCAAGAAAATGGCCGCCGAGGACCTGCTGGAGAAGATCGACGTCGAGCCGGGCGACGGCGGCCCGGACCGGGTCGCTTACCGGCTTTCGCACGCGGGCGAGCAGGAGTTCCAGGTCCTCATCGCGAAGGGGTTGTCCGATCCGAGCGCGAGCAACGCGGAGTTGTGCGCGGCGGTGAGCTTGATGCCCGCGCTCCCGCGGAAGTACACGATCAGCCTCCTCCAGCAGAACCTGATCCACTTCGAGGCGGAAGAGCGCCGGTCGCGATTGAGCCTCGAGGACGACACCTGGGGCAAACCGGCGCACGTGACCGAACTGTTCCGCCTGTGGGGCGGGATCGCCAGCGCGAGCCGGGAATGGCTCAGCGGGCTGATCGGCAGGCTCGAGGCTGGCGAGTACGTGATGGCCGACGACCCCGGTTCGCCGTTCACGCCGTCGGCTCCTGAGTAA